The Enterobacter kobei genome has a segment encoding these proteins:
- a CDS encoding YcfL family protein has product MFKGRIAALVMTMMIVGCSTRPAIPVSDEQTLVMESSVLAAGITAQQPALTVSEIKSSASSALFNERNEPVTVHYRFFWYDVRGLEMHPLEAPRSVTLPARSSVTIYDSASYLGAHKVRLYLYL; this is encoded by the coding sequence ATGTTTAAAGGGCGTATTGCAGCGCTGGTAATGACGATGATGATTGTGGGATGCAGCACGCGCCCGGCGATCCCCGTGAGCGATGAACAGACGCTGGTGATGGAGTCCTCCGTGCTGGCGGCGGGTATTACGGCGCAACAGCCCGCGTTAACCGTCAGTGAAATTAAGTCTTCAGCCTCCTCTGCGCTCTTTAACGAACGAAATGAACCCGTGACGGTCCACTACCGTTTTTTCTGGTATGACGTAAGAGGTCTTGAAATGCATCCGCTGGAGGCGCCGCGCAGCGTCACCCTTCCGGCGAGGTCGTCGGTAACGATCTATGACAGCGCCAGCTATTTGGGTGCACATAAGGTAAGACTTTATCTTTATCTGTAA
- a CDS encoding metal-dependent hydrolase, whose protein sequence is MFLVDSHCHLDGLDYQSLHNDVDDVLAKAAARDVKFCLAVATTLPGYRAMRELVGVRDNVVFSCGVHPLNQDEAYDVDELRRLAAEEGVVAMGETGLDYFYTPETKPRQQESFRNHIRIGRELNKPVIVHTRDARADTLAILQEEKVTDCGGVLHCFTEDRETAGKLLDLGFYISFSGIVTFRNAEQLRDAARYVPLDRILVETDSPYLAPVPHRGKENQPAMTRDVAEYMAVLKGVSIEELARVTTENFSALFNIDPARLQSV, encoded by the coding sequence ATGTTTTTAGTCGACTCACACTGCCATCTTGATGGCCTGGATTATCAATCCCTTCACAATGACGTGGATGACGTGCTGGCAAAAGCCGCTGCCCGCGATGTGAAATTTTGTCTTGCCGTGGCGACGACGTTGCCGGGGTACCGCGCCATGCGTGAGCTGGTGGGCGTTCGCGATAACGTGGTGTTCTCCTGCGGCGTGCATCCGCTGAACCAGGATGAAGCGTACGATGTTGATGAGTTACGCCGACTGGCTGCGGAAGAGGGCGTCGTGGCGATGGGTGAAACCGGGCTGGACTATTTTTACACGCCAGAAACGAAACCGCGCCAGCAGGAATCTTTCCGCAACCATATCCGCATTGGCCGCGAGCTGAACAAACCGGTCATCGTGCATACCCGTGATGCACGCGCCGATACGCTGGCGATCCTCCAGGAAGAAAAGGTGACGGATTGCGGTGGCGTACTACACTGTTTCACAGAAGACAGAGAAACGGCGGGTAAACTGCTTGATCTAGGGTTTTATATTTCGTTTTCCGGGATCGTGACGTTCCGTAATGCAGAGCAGCTGCGTGATGCTGCGCGTTATGTTCCGCTCGACCGCATTCTGGTAGAAACAGACTCTCCGTATCTGGCACCGGTACCGCATCGCGGGAAAGAGAACCAGCCAGCCATGACGCGAGACGTTGCGGAATACATGGCCGTGCTTAAAGGCGTCAGCATCGAAGAGCTGGCCCGCGTCACGACGGAAAACTTCTCTGCGCTGTTCAATATCGACCCCGCCCGCCTGCAATCTGTCTGA
- the hinT gene encoding purine nucleoside phosphoramidase — MAEETIFSKIIRREIPSDIVYQDELVTAFRDISPQAPTHVLIIPNILIPTVNDVKTEHEVALGRMLTVAAKIAEQEGIAEDGYRLIMNCNRHGGQEVYHIHMHLLGGRPLGPMLAHKGL; from the coding sequence ATGGCTGAAGAAACGATTTTCAGTAAAATTATCCGTCGCGAAATCCCCTCGGATATCGTCTATCAGGATGAACTGGTGACGGCTTTCCGGGACATTTCCCCCCAGGCACCCACGCACGTCCTTATCATTCCCAATATTCTGATTCCGACCGTAAATGACGTAAAAACCGAGCACGAAGTGGCGTTAGGTCGTATGCTGACGGTGGCGGCGAAAATTGCCGAGCAGGAAGGCATAGCGGAAGACGGTTACCGTCTGATCATGAACTGTAATCGTCATGGCGGCCAGGAAGTTTATCATATTCACATGCATCTGCTGGGTGGACGTCCTCTGGGGCCGATGCTGGCACACAAAGGTCTTTGA
- the fhuE gene encoding ferric-rhodotorulic acid/ferric-coprogen receptor FhuE — protein sequence MSFNHHTRDGQRQPVATPSLLAACIAMALMPAVSFAASTDEDTVVVDGSFDNAPALSDGQDRDYSVKTTTTGTKLLLVPRDIPQSVSVISQQPMADQNLQSIGQVLTNTTGVTAQVQDSDRTVFYSRGFFVSNYTYDDLPTSISEVWNFGDTAADTAIYDRIEVVRGATGLMSGTGNPAAYVNMVRKHADSNEFKGNVSASYGSWDKQRYVLDLQAPLVESGKIRGRLITGYQDNDSFVDNYHYRKKFLYGVVDADVTDSTTLSVGYEYQESNTEDPTWGGLPTWNSDGSKTHYDRSQTVAPKWAYSDKDNTRIFANLTQRFDNGWEAHINGMHADTNFDSKLMYMSGYPDQATGAGMVGYGGWNKGERKQDAVDAFLRGGFDLFGRQHEMMFGGSFSRQRNHYDNRMPDALYGMVDVGNFKNWNGDIADPQWTPWKLYSQDDIRQSSAYTSARFSLADPLHLILGARYTNYNIRYNPAGSPDTRLESTKDDVTPYAGLVYDINEDWSTYVSYTSIFQPQDKRNASGRYLDPTTGKSYEAGVKADWFNTRLTTSLAIFRIEQDNVASNTYTYMPSGESIYESLDGVVSKGIEFELNGALTDNWQLTFGATRYIAEDKNGNAVSSDQPRTTMKLFTRYQLPMLPELTVGGGVNWQNKVWTDVDGGPAGQSRAEQGSYGLVNLFSRYQVTKEFAVQANVNNLFDKEYYDYVGSYVVYGAPLNVSVSASYDF from the coding sequence ATGTCTTTCAATCATCATACCAGGGATGGGCAACGTCAGCCTGTCGCAACGCCTTCGTTGCTGGCAGCCTGTATTGCTATGGCATTGATGCCAGCCGTGAGTTTTGCTGCCTCCACAGACGAAGATACCGTTGTGGTTGATGGCAGTTTCGATAACGCGCCTGCCTTGTCCGACGGGCAGGATCGGGACTACAGCGTCAAGACCACCACCACCGGGACCAAACTGCTCCTCGTGCCTCGCGATATTCCGCAGTCCGTCAGCGTCATCAGCCAGCAGCCCATGGCGGATCAAAACCTGCAGTCTATCGGCCAGGTGTTAACTAATACCACTGGCGTGACGGCGCAGGTTCAGGACAGCGACCGTACCGTATTTTACTCACGCGGATTCTTCGTGAGTAACTATACGTACGATGACCTGCCGACCTCCATCAGCGAAGTGTGGAACTTCGGCGATACTGCCGCCGATACCGCGATTTATGACCGTATCGAAGTGGTACGCGGCGCAACCGGCCTGATGTCCGGGACGGGAAACCCGGCGGCCTATGTCAATATGGTGCGCAAACATGCAGACAGCAATGAATTCAAAGGTAATGTCAGTGCCAGCTACGGTAGCTGGGATAAACAGCGCTACGTGCTGGATCTGCAGGCGCCGCTGGTGGAGTCCGGCAAGATACGCGGCCGCCTGATTACGGGCTATCAGGATAACGACAGCTTTGTTGATAACTACCACTACCGTAAAAAATTCCTCTACGGCGTGGTGGATGCGGATGTGACCGACAGCACGACCCTTTCTGTCGGCTATGAATACCAGGAAAGCAACACCGAGGATCCGACCTGGGGCGGATTGCCAACCTGGAACAGCGACGGGAGTAAAACCCATTACGATCGTAGCCAGACCGTAGCGCCAAAGTGGGCATATTCGGATAAAGACAACACCCGCATTTTCGCCAACCTGACTCAGCGCTTTGACAACGGCTGGGAAGCCCACATCAACGGCATGCATGCTGATACGAATTTCGACAGCAAACTGATGTATATGTCCGGCTATCCCGATCAAGCGACCGGTGCAGGCATGGTGGGCTATGGTGGCTGGAACAAAGGCGAGCGCAAACAGGATGCGGTTGATGCCTTCCTGCGTGGTGGATTCGATCTCTTTGGCCGTCAGCACGAAATGATGTTTGGCGGCAGCTTCAGCCGCCAGCGCAACCATTATGACAATAGGATGCCGGATGCGTTATACGGCATGGTCGACGTGGGTAATTTCAAAAACTGGAACGGGGATATTGCCGATCCTCAGTGGACGCCATGGAAGCTCTACAGCCAGGACGACATCCGTCAGTCATCGGCCTATACTTCCGCCCGCTTCTCGCTGGCCGATCCGCTGCACCTGATCCTCGGGGCGCGCTATACCAACTATAACATTCGCTATAACCCGGCGGGCTCTCCGGACACCCGTCTGGAAAGTACCAAAGATGACGTCACGCCTTACGCGGGCCTGGTCTACGACATTAATGAAGACTGGTCGACTTACGTCAGCTATACCTCAATCTTCCAGCCTCAGGACAAGCGTAATGCCAGTGGTCGTTACCTCGACCCAACCACGGGTAAAAGCTATGAAGCCGGTGTGAAAGCGGACTGGTTCAATACCCGCCTGACCACCTCGCTGGCAATTTTCCGCATTGAACAGGATAACGTGGCGAGCAACACTTATACCTACATGCCGAGCGGTGAATCCATTTATGAATCGCTGGACGGTGTGGTGAGTAAAGGGATTGAGTTCGAGCTTAACGGCGCGCTGACGGATAACTGGCAGCTAACGTTCGGCGCAACCCGCTACATTGCTGAAGATAAAAACGGCAACGCAGTCAGCTCCGATCAGCCGCGCACAACCATGAAGCTGTTTACCCGTTATCAACTGCCAATGCTGCCAGAACTGACCGTGGGCGGTGGCGTAAACTGGCAGAATAAGGTGTGGACGGATGTGGACGGCGGCCCGGCGGGACAATCCCGCGCAGAGCAAGGCAGTTACGGGCTGGTTAACCTGTTCAGCCGTTATCAGGTCACCAAAGAGTTTGCCGTCCAGGCTAACGTCAACAACCTGTTTGACAAAGAGTATTACGATTACGTCGGCTCTTATGTGGTTTATGGCGCACCGCTGAACGTCTCGGTGAGCGCGAGCTACGACTTCTGA
- the ptsG gene encoding PTS glucose transporter subunit IIBC: MFKNAFANLQKVGKSLMLPVSVLPIAGILLGVGSANFSWLPAVVSHVMAEAGGSVFANMPLIFAIGVALGFTNNDGVSALAAVVAYGIMVKTMAVVAPLVLHLPAEEIAAKHLADTGVLGGIISGAIAAYMFNRFYRIKLPEYLGFFAGKRFVPIISGLAAIFTGVILSFIWPPIGSAIQTFSQWAAYQNPVVAFGIYGFIERCLVPFGLHHIWNVPFQMQIGEFTNAAGQVFHGDIPRYMAGDPTAGKLSGGFLFKMYGLPAAAIAIWHSAKPENRAKVGGIMISAALTSFLTGITEPIEFSFMFVAPILYVIHAILAGLAFPICILLGMRDGTSFSHGLIDFIVLSGNSSKLWLFPIVGACYAVVYYTIFRVLIKALDLKTPGREDATEDSKAGVTSEMAPALVAAFGGKENITNLDACITRLRVSVADVAKVDQPGLKKLGAAGVVVAGSGVQAIFGTKSDNLKTEMDEYIRNS, encoded by the coding sequence ATGTTTAAGAATGCATTTGCTAACCTGCAAAAGGTCGGTAAATCGCTGATGCTGCCAGTATCCGTACTGCCTATCGCAGGTATCCTGCTGGGTGTCGGTTCTGCAAACTTCAGCTGGCTGCCAGCCGTAGTTTCCCATGTGATGGCCGAAGCAGGCGGTTCCGTCTTTGCTAACATGCCTCTGATCTTCGCGATCGGTGTGGCGCTGGGCTTCACCAATAACGACGGCGTTTCTGCGCTGGCTGCAGTGGTTGCCTACGGCATCATGGTGAAAACCATGGCTGTGGTTGCGCCTCTGGTTCTGCATTTACCGGCAGAAGAGATTGCCGCGAAACACCTGGCAGACACCGGTGTTCTGGGCGGTATCATCTCCGGTGCGATTGCAGCGTATATGTTTAACCGCTTCTATCGCATCAAGCTGCCTGAGTATCTGGGCTTCTTCGCGGGCAAGCGTTTCGTTCCGATCATCTCTGGTCTGGCAGCGATTTTCACTGGCGTGATCCTGTCCTTCATCTGGCCACCAATCGGTTCCGCGATCCAGACCTTCTCTCAGTGGGCTGCTTACCAGAACCCGGTTGTTGCGTTTGGTATCTACGGCTTCATCGAGCGTTGCCTGGTGCCATTCGGTCTGCACCACATCTGGAACGTTCCATTCCAGATGCAGATTGGTGAATTCACCAACGCAGCAGGCCAGGTATTCCACGGTGATATCCCACGTTACATGGCAGGTGATCCAACTGCAGGCAAACTGTCTGGTGGCTTCCTGTTCAAAATGTACGGCCTGCCGGCAGCTGCGATTGCAATCTGGCACTCTGCTAAACCAGAGAACCGTGCAAAAGTGGGCGGTATCATGATCTCCGCAGCGCTGACCTCTTTCCTGACCGGTATCACCGAGCCGATCGAGTTCTCCTTCATGTTCGTTGCGCCGATTCTGTACGTTATCCACGCGATTCTGGCGGGTCTGGCGTTCCCAATCTGTATCCTGCTGGGTATGCGTGACGGTACGTCCTTCTCTCACGGTCTGATCGACTTTATCGTTCTGTCCGGTAACAGCAGCAAACTGTGGCTGTTCCCAATCGTGGGTGCGTGCTATGCCGTTGTCTACTACACCATCTTCCGCGTGCTGATCAAAGCACTGGACCTGAAAACCCCAGGCCGTGAAGATGCAACTGAAGACAGCAAAGCAGGTGTGACCAGCGAAATGGCTCCGGCCCTGGTTGCAGCGTTCGGTGGCAAAGAGAACATCACTAACCTGGACGCGTGTATCACTCGTCTGCGTGTGAGCGTTGCCGATGTTGCGAAAGTAGACCAGCCGGGTCTGAAAAAACTGGGCGCAGCGGGCGTGGTTGTTGCAGGTTCTGGTGTTCAGGCAATCTTCGGTACTAAATCCGATAACCTGAAAACCGAAATGGATGAGTACATCCGCAACAGCTAA